One region of Bosea sp. 29B genomic DNA includes:
- a CDS encoding GNAT family N-acetyltransferase gives MSVVADRASSPPTTPALRREAEACPWARVIAGSDLAALEADWRALEADALVTPYQAYDWVRPFATTIGRAEGMDFRFVRVEDSQGALLALFPLVVTKRLGTRFAEFIGGKHANYHMALYRPDFAAALDATAAQQLLKEIGAAIGGIDALFLINQPTAWQGIANPPARLAAGQSPSRAYKLALEPGDCDGTLRRSMSKHARKKMTTKRNRFAEFGPSELVRAHSAAEIERVLDAFLAQKAARFAQLGLPDPFATPAIRAFLREGALAQAGRSPAIELYSLDLAGRSVATYVGAVQGKRFSGMATSFDLGSEAARTSPGEILLIELIKRKCQAGVTMFDLGVGEARYKTTICDDSDELVDTFVPLTARGRAYAGYSRAKRALKRRIKASPLALKAAQRILGLLKRRKPAEADE, from the coding sequence ATGTCCGTCGTCGCCGACCGCGCGTCCAGCCCGCCCACCACGCCTGCCTTGCGGCGTGAGGCGGAGGCGTGCCCCTGGGCCAGGGTCATTGCAGGCAGCGACCTTGCCGCTCTCGAAGCCGATTGGCGCGCGCTGGAAGCCGATGCGCTGGTGACGCCCTATCAGGCCTATGACTGGGTCCGGCCCTTCGCCACGACGATCGGGCGGGCCGAGGGCATGGATTTCCGCTTCGTCCGGGTCGAGGACAGCCAGGGCGCCCTGCTCGCACTGTTCCCGCTGGTGGTCACCAAGCGCCTTGGCACGCGCTTCGCCGAGTTCATCGGCGGCAAGCACGCCAATTATCATATGGCGCTCTATCGGCCGGACTTCGCCGCAGCGCTCGATGCAACGGCAGCCCAGCAGCTGCTCAAGGAGATCGGCGCGGCGATCGGCGGGATCGACGCGCTGTTCCTGATCAACCAGCCGACCGCCTGGCAAGGCATCGCCAATCCGCCGGCCAGGCTCGCCGCAGGGCAAAGCCCGAGCCGCGCCTACAAGCTGGCGCTCGAACCGGGCGATTGCGACGGCACGCTCCGGCGCTCGATGAGCAAGCATGCCCGCAAGAAGATGACGACGAAGCGCAATCGTTTCGCCGAGTTCGGGCCATCGGAACTGGTGCGGGCTCACAGCGCCGCCGAGATCGAGCGCGTGCTCGACGCGTTCCTGGCGCAGAAGGCGGCCCGCTTCGCGCAGCTGGGCCTGCCCGACCCGTTCGCCACTCCGGCGATCCGCGCCTTCCTGCGTGAAGGAGCGCTGGCGCAGGCCGGCCGCTCGCCGGCAATCGAGCTCTATTCGCTCGATCTCGCCGGCCGTTCGGTCGCGACCTATGTCGGCGCCGTGCAGGGAAAGCGCTTCTCCGGCATGGCGACCTCCTTCGATCTCGGCTCGGAGGCGGCGCGGACCAGTCCCGGCGAGATCCTCCTGATCGAGCTGATCAAGCGCAAATGCCAGGCGGGCGTTACCATGTTCGACCTCGGCGTCGGCGAGGCCCGCTACAAGACGACGATCTGCGACGACAGCGACGAACTCGTCGACACCTTCGTCCCGCTGACGGCCAGGGGGCGGGCCTATGCAGGCTACAGTCGAGCCAAGCGCGCGCTGAAGCGGCGGATCAAGGCTTCGCCCCTTGCGCTGAAGGCAGCGCAACGCATCCTCGGCCTGCTGAAGCGCCGCAAGCCAGCAGAGGCGGACGAGTAA